The following coding sequences are from one Macaca mulatta isolate MMU2019108-1 chromosome 7, T2T-MMU8v2.0, whole genome shotgun sequence window:
- the ZNF770 gene encoding zinc finger protein 770 isoform X1: protein MMAENNLKMLKIKQCVVANKLPRNRPYVCNICFKHFETPSKLARHYLIHTGQKPFECDVCHKTFRQLVHLERHQLTHSLPFKCSICQRHFKNLKTFVKHQQLHNETYQNNVKQVRRLLEAKQEKSMYGVYNTFTTEERWALHPCSKSDPMYSMKRRKNIHACTICGKMFPSQSKLDRHVLIHTGQRPFKCVLCTKSFRQSTHLKIHQLTHSEERPFQCCFCQKGFKIQSKLLKHKQIHTRNKVFRALLLKKRRTESRPLPNKLNANQGGFENGEIGESEENNPLDVHSIYIVPFQCPKCEKCFESEQILNEHSCFPARGGKIPSRFKRSYNYKTIVKKILAKLKRARSKKFVNFQSEKKVFKKSFLRNCDLISGEQSSEQTQRTFVGSLGKHGTYKTIGNRKKKTLTLPFSWQSMGKNLKGILTTENILSIDNSVNKKDLSICGSSGEEFFNNCEVLQCGFSVPRENIRTRHKICPCDKCEKVFPSISKLKRHYLIHTGQRPFGCNICGKSFRQSAHLKRHEQTHNEKSPYASLCQVDFGNFNNLSNPGNNVNYNASQQCQAPGVQKYEVSESDQMSGVKAESQDFIPGSTGQACLPNVLLESEQSNPFSSYSENQEKNDVFLYRCSVCAKSFRSPSKLERHYLIHAGQKPFECSVCGKTFRQAPHWKRHQLTHFKERPQGKVVALDSVM, encoded by the coding sequence ATGATGgctgaaaacaatttaaaaatgctaaAGATTAAACAGTGTGTGGTAGCCAACAAACTACCTAGAAACAGGCCATATgtttgcaatatttgctttaagCACTTTGAAACACCatcaaaattagctaggcactaTCTCATTCATACTGGTCAAAAGCCATTTGAATGTGATGTGTGTCATAAAACCTTTAGACAACTAGTTCATCTGGAGAGGCATCAACTAACTCATAGTCTGCCTTTTAAATGTAGTATTTGTCAGCGCCACTTTAAAAATCTGAAGACATTTGTGAAGCACCAACAACTTCACAATGAAACCTATCAGAATAATGTTAAACAGGTCAGAAGATTGTTGGAGGCCAAGCAAGAAAAGTCAATGTATGGAGTGTATAATACTTTTACCACAGAGGAAAGATGGGCCTTACACCCGTGCTCTAAGTCCGATCCCATGTATAgcatgaaaagaagaaagaatattcaTGCATGTACAATCTGTGGCAAGATGTTTCCATCACAGTCAAAACTTGATAGGCATGTACTTATTCATACTGGTCAGAGGCCTTTTAAATGTGTCTTGTGCACTAAATCTTTTCGACAGTCAACTCACTTAAAAATCCACCAACTTACACATTCAGAAGAAAGACCTTTTCAATGTTGTTTTTGTCAAAAAGGATTTAAGATTCAAAGCAAACTTCTGAAGCATAAACAAATCCATACCAGGAATAAGGTTTTTCGGGCTCTTTTATTAAAGAAGAGGCGTACAGAATCTCGCCCCCTGCCTAATAAGTTAAATGCAAATCAGGGTGGTTTTGAAAATGGTGAGATTGGTGAATCTGAGGAGAATAATCCACTTGATGTCCACTCAATTTATATTGTCCCTTTTCAATGTCCAAAGTGTGAAAAGTGTTTTGAATCAGAGCAGATTCTCAATGAACACAGCTGTTTTCCTGCTAGAGGTGGCAAAATTCCAAGCAGGTTCAAAAGAAGCTACAACTATAAAACCATTGTTAAAAAAATCTTGGCCAAGCTTAAACGTGCTAGGAGTAAAAAATTTGTTAACTTTCAATCtgagaaaaaagtatttaaaaagagTTTCTTGAGAAATTGTGATCTTATTTCTGGTGAGCAGAGCTCTGAACAAACCCAGAGAACATTTGTGGGTTCTCTTGGCAAACATGGAACATATAAAACAATTGGcaatagaaagaagaaaacattgactTTGCCGTTTTCTTGGCAAAGTATGGGAAAAAATTTGAAAGGCATCCTTACCACAGAAAACATATTAAGCATTGATAATTCAGTGAATAAGAAAGACTTGTCAATCTGTGGTTCATCAGGTGAGGAATTCTTTAATAACTGTGAGGTACTTCAGTGTGGTTTTTCAGTTCCAAGGGAGAACATACGTACTAGACATAAGATATGTCCTTGTGACAAATGTGAGAAAGTATTTCCTTCTATATCCAAACTAAAAAGACACTATTTAATTCATACTGGACAGAGGCCCTTTGGCTGTAATATTTGTGGGAAATCTTTTAGACAGTCAGCTCACttaaaaagacatgaacagactcATAATGAAAAGAGTCCTTATGCATCTCTTTGCCAAGTAGATTTTGGAAACTTCAACAATCTTTCGAATCCAGGTAATAATGTTAACTATAATGCTTCCCAACAATGTCAGGCTCCTGGTGTTCAAAAATATGAGGTCTCAGAGTCAGATCAAATGTCAGGAGTTAAGGCAGAGTCACAGGATTTTATTCCTGGTAGCACCGGGCAAGCCTGTCTTCCTAATGTACTTTTAGAATCAGAGCAAAGCAATCCTTTTAGCAGTTATTCAGAGAATCAGGAGAAAAATGATGTCTTCCTGTACCGATGCAGTGTTTGTGCTAAAAGTTTCCGATCTCCATCTAAACTGGAAAGACACTACCTGATTCATGCAGGGCAGAAACCATTTGAATGCTCAGTTTGTGGCAAAACATTCAGACAGGCTCCTCACTGGAAGAGACATCAACTTACTCACTTTAAAGAACGACCGCAAGGGAAAGTGGTTGCCTTAGATTCGGTTATGTAA